From Desulfovibrio porci, a single genomic window includes:
- a CDS encoding flagellar basal body P-ring protein FlgI codes for MKLTITRHYVLWLTAAALLLCWALPAQAVRIKDIATFSGVRDNQLIGYGLVVGLAGTGDKKDSVFTLSSMKNMMDRMGIGVNSSALKIKNVASVMVTARMPVSSKPGSRLDVTVSSVGDATSLLGGVLLQTALKGVDGKTYCLAQGSLTVGGFSVSGAAASTQKNVNTVGLIPGGGIVERGIPFEFNQQDKLTLNMRVGDFSTAQQIAERLNAAMGGPYARAVDSMSVSMDVPPQYRNNLVPLMASVENLEVTPDTAAKVVVDEKTGTVVLGRDVRISRAAVAHGNLQITVQESEQVSQPGPFSQGQTVVTPQTDINVREENRRLVMVEGATLQELVDGLNAIGATPRDLISILRSLQVSGSLHAELEVI; via the coding sequence ATGAAATTGACGATTACCCGCCATTATGTTCTCTGGCTGACCGCGGCGGCCCTGCTGCTTTGCTGGGCTCTGCCCGCCCAGGCTGTGCGCATCAAGGATATCGCCACCTTCTCCGGTGTGCGGGACAACCAGCTCATCGGCTACGGCCTGGTGGTGGGGCTGGCCGGCACCGGCGACAAAAAGGATTCCGTCTTCACCCTGAGCTCCATGAAAAACATGATGGACCGCATGGGCATCGGCGTGAATTCTTCGGCCCTGAAAATCAAGAACGTGGCCTCGGTCATGGTCACGGCGCGCATGCCGGTGTCCTCCAAGCCGGGCAGCCGCCTGGACGTGACCGTTTCCTCGGTGGGCGACGCTACCTCCCTGCTGGGCGGCGTGCTCTTGCAGACCGCGCTCAAGGGCGTGGACGGCAAGACCTATTGCCTGGCCCAGGGTTCGCTGACCGTGGGCGGCTTTTCCGTTTCCGGCGCGGCGGCCAGCACCCAGAAAAACGTCAACACCGTGGGTCTGATCCCCGGCGGCGGCATTGTGGAGCGCGGCATTCCCTTTGAGTTCAACCAGCAGGACAAACTGACCCTGAACATGCGGGTAGGGGATTTCTCCACGGCCCAGCAGATCGCCGAACGGCTCAACGCGGCCATGGGCGGCCCTTACGCCCGCGCCGTGGATTCCATGAGCGTGAGCATGGACGTGCCCCCGCAGTACAGAAACAATCTTGTGCCCTTGATGGCCTCGGTGGAAAATCTGGAAGTGACCCCGGACACCGCCGCCAAGGTGGTGGTGGACGAAAAGACCGGCACCGTGGTGCTGGGCCGGGACGTGCGTATTTCGCGCGCCGCCGTGGCCCACGGCAATCTCCAGATCACCGTGCAGGAAAGCGAACAGGTTTCGCAGCCCGGTCCTTTCTCACAGGGCCAGACAGTGGTCACTCCCCAGACCGATATCAACGTGCGTGAGGAAAACCGCCGTTTGGTGATGGTGGAAGGGGCCACCCTGCAGGAGCTGGTGGACGGCCTCAACGCCATCGGGGCCACGCCACGCGACCTGATTTCCATTCTGCGCAGCCTGCAGGTGTCGGGTTCATTGCACGCGGAGCTGGAGGTGATCTGA
- a CDS encoding rod-binding protein has protein sequence MTAPLNAVPAMISPESAPNESSRRDLQARLAGLGDLGGKKISPEAKAKKLREACEGFESVFIQKMWQEMRNTLPKNGLLHGREEQFWQDMYDQELSKKMTSAGGIGLADMMYEQLSRNLVSASRSAAGLGRNAAFSPSAAPLLPETPAAPAAEQPVAAAATGVPAADRVADAGRAGASVYDGVAPQMGVVDRNDAAGNGPVGDPAVRAGAALNASVQNEAEILSNPEVEQALASLRARQALNPPAQEKATTAHAGQGARQDGLSGLELARMAQREAGDKLGPNAVRPPLRHLNRPGGTVERHAVNRQTAPASGSAPQQASGAGESPFAAAAMAVQAATLSTQAVPGASPPLNQAQGQNQEQAQTAEAAPQTRTVRYTTNIPQKGRSRRGQNLIRTLNADGTGPGSRAGAGLAAYHAAQAQSQAAQANADPAAAQSNAARTSAAQPAAPDPARTVPPLTARSGEEQGAATGGPAASFSIPPLTAGDLRG, from the coding sequence ATGACAGCGCCCCTCAATGCCGTTCCGGCCATGATTTCGCCGGAAAGCGCACCCAACGAAAGCTCCCGCCGCGATCTCCAGGCCCGGCTCGCCGGTCTGGGCGACCTCGGCGGCAAAAAGATTTCGCCCGAGGCCAAGGCCAAAAAACTGCGTGAGGCCTGCGAAGGTTTTGAATCGGTCTTCATCCAGAAGATGTGGCAGGAAATGCGCAATACCCTGCCCAAGAACGGCCTGCTGCACGGCCGCGAGGAGCAGTTCTGGCAGGACATGTACGACCAGGAACTGTCCAAAAAAATGACGTCCGCCGGAGGCATCGGTCTGGCGGATATGATGTACGAACAGCTTTCGCGCAATCTGGTTTCCGCCAGCCGCAGCGCGGCGGGACTCGGCCGCAACGCGGCTTTCAGTCCCTCGGCGGCTCCCCTCTTGCCGGAAACGCCCGCGGCTCCGGCGGCGGAACAGCCCGTTGCGGCAGCCGCAACCGGCGTTCCGGCCGCAGACCGGGTGGCCGACGCGGGACGCGCCGGAGCTTCCGTCTATGACGGCGTTGCGCCGCAAATGGGCGTGGTGGACCGGAATGACGCGGCGGGCAACGGCCCGGTCGGCGATCCGGCAGTGCGGGCCGGGGCCGCGCTGAACGCAAGCGTCCAAAATGAAGCTGAAATTTTGAGCAATCCCGAAGTGGAGCAGGCTCTGGCCTCTCTGCGCGCCCGGCAGGCCCTGAACCCGCCCGCGCAAGAAAAGGCGACAACAGCGCACGCCGGGCAGGGCGCGCGGCAGGACGGACTTTCCGGCCTGGAACTGGCCCGGATGGCCCAGCGCGAGGCCGGGGACAAGCTCGGCCCGAACGCCGTGCGGCCCCCCCTGCGGCATTTGAACCGGCCCGGCGGGACTGTGGAGCGGCACGCCGTCAACAGACAGACCGCACCGGCCTCCGGCTCCGCGCCGCAGCAGGCGTCCGGCGCAGGGGAAAGTCCGTTCGCAGCCGCGGCAATGGCCGTCCAGGCGGCCACACTGTCCACGCAGGCTGTTCCCGGCGCGTCTCCGCCCCTGAATCAGGCGCAGGGGCAAAATCAGGAGCAGGCCCAGACCGCTGAGGCCGCCCCGCAGACCCGCACGGTGCGCTATACCACCAATATTCCGCAGAAAGGCCGCAGCCGGCGCGGCCAAAATCTGATCCGCACCCTGAATGCGGACGGCACGGGACCGGGCAGCCGCGCCGGCGCCGGACTGGCCGCCTATCATGCGGCCCAGGCGCAGAGCCAGGCCGCCCAGGCCAATGCCGATCCCGCCGCCGCTCAAAGCAATGCGGCCCGGACGTCGGCGGCTCAACCCGCCGCCCCGGACCCGGCGCGAACCGTGCCGCCGCTCACCGCCCGCTCGGGGGAGGAGCAGGGCGCGGCGACAGGCG